TGCTTTAATGATTGTTTCACCGGCACATGAACCAACAGTGCCTATCGCACCCAAGAAATCCTTAAATTTAGCTGTAGCTACCTGCCTAGGCTTAATGTTGGGTGTATTTGTGGTGTTGTTTCGCTCTTATTGGGTAGGTTCAGCTTTGGATGTATAAATATGGGGTAAAGGATGTTTTTAATTATGAAGGATATAAGAAAAATACCTTTTTCACCACCTGATATATCTTCATTAGAAATTGAAAAAGTATTAGGGGTGTTGAAATCCGGTTGGCTTACTACTGGATCTAAAACAAAGGAATTAGAAAGGCAAATTGCTAAATATATTGGCGTTAACAAGGCTGTATGTTTAAATTCGGCAACTTCTGCTATGGAGTTAGTATTAAGATTATTGGACATTGGTCCAGGTGATGAAGTAATTACAACTACTTATACGTATACAGCTACTGCCGCTATTATTAAGCATGTCGGGGCTAAGATAGTATTTGTTGACAATGCACCGAATTCTTTTG
The nucleotide sequence above comes from Clostridia bacterium. Encoded proteins:
- a CDS encoding DegT/DnrJ/EryC1/StrS aminotransferase family protein, yielding MFLIMKDIRKIPFSPPDISSLEIEKVLGVLKSGWLTTGSKTKELERQIAKYIGVNKAVCLNSATSAMELVLRLLDIGPGDEVITTTYTYTATAAIIKHVGAKIVFVDNAPNSFEMDYTKLAEAITSKTKMIIAVDIAGKMCDYRTLYEVVKNKQS